GCAGAGCGTTGCGCTCACCGGAGCTTGCATTTTATTTGTCGTGATTGTAGCAAGCCTGCTGAGCATCCGGCGAGTGCTGGTGCTGGAACCTTCTGAAGTCTTTCGAGGGTAAGGAAAATGGAACGAAACGGACATGCTGTCTGGTGCCGCAACGTCAGAAAACACTTTGGCGAAGGGGAAGCCCGGATCGAAGCTCTGCGCGGTGTGGATTTCAGCGCAAATTTTGCTGAGCTGAGCTTCATTGTCGGTCCCAGCGGCTGCGGGAAAACGACTCTTCTTTCCGTGATTGCCGGATTGCTCAATCGCAATAGCGGTGAACTCTCCGTGTTGGACAAGCAAATGGACGAGCTATCGAATAACGAGCGGGTGTTGTTTCGCAGACGAAATCTTGGTTTTATTTTCCAGCAGTATAACTTGCTGCCTTCGTTGACTGCTGCGGAAAACGTAGCTGTACCGTTGCTCGCGGCAGGAGTGCCGCGGAAGGAAGCCGTCGAAC
The DNA window shown above is from bacterium and carries:
- a CDS encoding ABC transporter ATP-binding protein, whose translation is MERNGHAVWCRNVRKHFGEGEARIEALRGVDFSANFAELSFIVGPSGCGKTTLLSVIAGLLNRNSGELSVLDKQMDELSNNERVLFRRRNLGFIFQQYNLLPSLTAAENVAVPLLAAGVPRKEAVERANAMLSQLGLGNRTKALPSTLSGGQQQRVAIGRALIHEPRLVVCDEPTAALDHSTGEGVMQLLADQAVKADRAVIVVTHDNRIFHYADSIARMDDGRVMEVKRQTNNDSFLYAEENVS